The following coding sequences lie in one Montipora foliosa isolate CH-2021 chromosome 11, ASM3666993v2, whole genome shotgun sequence genomic window:
- the LOC137977735 gene encoding uncharacterized protein, producing MECNTGTVLGSTNRRLSTRQKLPKRVSFKDETLIIHIPSREDSPSIWRESRALNKETVEDTSGENFSDSAAPKWFGTLSSASSFANDAQRSRRTTQIRRSSSLGEKTEQPVRRPVLKTYSATQRGNTLNRTYRPITRREMSDVFVSSRYSLNDWSIDGPTAVEESGLKNQVLDSAKPQIHSSPSRGLRKEESLLNQKTQRFLSLDVPFKRISYDTDRRKAPPFANQSQMHLNIVGVTYEGVDKNPYFCDITHMDNIRKRSPATNLPNDRMAFRHSSVSTVSQVDSRKGTRHFSAIPTFNKKSHETREYPANTWKIAYDYSSPARLPIAWQANKRYNFSTK from the coding sequence ATGGAATGCAACACAGGTACGGTTTTGGGATCAACAAACCGGCGTTTATCCACTCGGCAAAAACTGCCAAAGCGCGTATCTTTTAAAGACGAAACATTGATCATACATATTCCATCTCGCGAGGATAGCCCTTCGATTTGGCGAGAAAGTCGTGCATTAAACAAAGAGACCGTGGAGGATACCTCCGGCGAGAATTTTTCAGACTCAGCTGCGCCGAAATGGTTTGGAACTTTGTCTTCGGCTTCCTCGTTTGCAAATGATGCACAACGCAGCCGACGAACAACACAAATAAGGAGATCGAGCAGTTTGGGAGAAAAGACGGAACAACCTGTCCGCAGACCAGTTCTTAAAACTTATTCAGCCACACAAAGGGGAAATACTTTGAATCGAACCTATCGGCCTATTACAAGAAGAGAAATGAGCGACGTATTTGTGTCTTCGAGATATTCCTTAAATGACTGGAGCATTGATGGTCCTACCGCGGTTGAGGAAAGCGGACTTAAGAACCAAGTGTTGGATAGTGCCAAGCCACAGATCCATTCCTCTCCCTCTCGTGGTCTGAGGAAAGAAGAGAGTTTACTAAATCAAAAAACTCAACGCTTTCTTTCGCTAGATGTTCCCTTCAAAAGGATCTCTTATGATACTGACAGACGTAAGGCACCACCTTTTGCGAATCAATCGCAAATGCACTTGAATATTGTTGGGGTCACATACGAGGGGGTGGACAAAAACCCATATTTTTGTGATATCACTCATATGGACAACATAAGAAAACGTTCTCCTGCTACAAACTTGCCAAACGACCGAATGGCTTTTCGGCATTCCTCCGTTTCCACGGTGAGCCAAGTTGATTCAAGAAAAGGTACAAGGCATTTCTCTGCAATTCCaacatttaacaaaaaaagCCATGAAACTAGAGAATACCCTGCCAACACATGGAAAATCGCGTATGATTATTCAAGTCCTGCACGGTTGCCGATAGCTTGGCAAGCAAACAAACGTTATAATTTCTCAACCAAATAG
- the LOC137975952 gene encoding failed axon connections homolog encodes MAAVPLVEEGYLFYSLLFVISVLLFGALLTLVQSILFFLRLWAKPQKTARDGVVLLHQMPPNNRVLNVSPPSLKLETYLRMCRIPYESDYGFRMSSKGKVPWIEFNEKSIADSNFIVRFLNEEFSVDPDDHLSAVEKAISHTMLVTLEENTYWTLIYHSFVADIADTRVMSPLLSAVPFPLKYALSWWASRYMQSCLWAHGIGRHASEDIYKIAERDLKAVSQLLGKKKFVMGRKPCLLDAALFALVSVLIWNVPGSPQAKLIRSELKNLEEHCYNIKEEYFPDWDQLMLKHK; translated from the exons ATGGCTGCAGTGCCACTTGTCGAAGAAGGCTATTTATTTTATTCCCTTCTTTTCGTAATATCCGTGTTACTTTTTGGAGCTTTACTTACCTTAGTACaaagtattttgtttttcttaagaCTTTGGGCTAAACCCCAGAAGACGGCTCGCGATGGAGTTGTGCTCTTACATCAGATGCCTCCAAACAATCGAGTCTTGAATGTCTCTCCTCCATCTCTCAAGCTGGAAACGTACTTGCGAATGTGCAGGATTCCGTACGAAAGCGATTATGGCTTTAGAATGTCTAGTAAAGGGAAAGTCCCATGGatagaatttaatgaaaaatcTATTGCGGATTCTAATTTCATTGTCCGTTTTCTCAACGAAGAGTTCAGTGTTGACCCTGATGATCATTTGTCTGCTGTGGAGAAAGCGATCTCGCACACCATGCTGGTGACCCTCGAAGAAAATACATACTG GACATTGATCTACCACAGCTTTGTAGCAGACATTGCAGATACAAGAGTAATGTCACCATTGCTGAGTGCAGTGCCTTTTCCTCTTAAATATGCCCTGTCTTGGTGGGCATCAAGATACATGCAAAGTTGTCTATGGGCACATGGAATAGGGCGTCACGCCAGTGAAGACATCTATAAAATTGCAGAGAGAGACTTGAAAGCTGTGTCTCAGTTACTGGGAAAGAAAAAATTTGTTATGGGTAGGAAGCCTTGTCTATTAGATGCAGCCTTATTTGCATTAGTTTCGGTCCTTATTTGGAATGTCCCAGGAAGTCCTCAGGCTAAACTGATTCGCTCTGAGTTGAAGAATTTGGAAGAACATTGTTACAACATTAAAGAGGAATACTTCCCGGACTGGGATCAGCTGATGCTTAAGCATAAATAA
- the LOC137975951 gene encoding uncharacterized protein → MIMLLCGKIGEKEEWLLSKMAEAKTFYGRSLPANLIDYRSSESKKRLCRSLQEGNAVPYLSLSSCFNTQAEPAYCGLSTLSIILNSLRIDPQRIWKTIWRWYSEDLLECCLNLEEVKVSGVTLEEFVCLAECNGAIASLVRPCESEKGFQEFVYTLKRVCTGGKEKKNKAEEIGDEDYDEENPEEFLAVSFSRPTLGQTGDGHFSPIAAFDQETNSALMFDTARFKYPPYWVPIDLLFQSMLPVDKLTGKSRGYIVLKARHSYQGRKVCCIWKEVIYDEAKKEGLPEPSPTYKNKQCCACSQ, encoded by the coding sequence ATGATTATGCTACTGTGTGGCAAGATTGGGGAGAAAGAGGAATGGTTACTAAGCAAGATGGCGGAGGCAAAAACGTTCTATGGTCGTTCATTACCTGCAAATCTTATTGATTATCGATCGTCCGAGTCCAAAAAGCGCCTTTGTCGTTCCTTGCAAGAAGGCAATGCTGTGCCCTACTTATCTCTGTCTTCGTGTTTCAatactcaagccgaaccagctTATTGTGGTCTTAGCACTTTATCAATCATTTTGAACTCACTGCGCATCGATCCACAACGCATTTGGAAAACCATTTGGCGATGGTACTCAGAGGATCTTTTAGAATGTTGCCTTAATTTGGAGGAGGTTAAAGTATCTGGTGTGACtcttgaagaatttgtttgtctaGCAGAGTGTAATGGAGCCATTGCAAGTCTTGTTAGACCATGTGAATCGGAAAAAGGATTTCAAGAGTTTGTTTATACTTTGAAGCGAGTTTGTACGGgtggaaaagagaaaaaaaacaaagccgAGGAAATCGGCGACGAAGATTATGATGAAGAGAACCCCGAAGAATTCTTGGCGGTGTCGTTTTCAAGACCAACTCTTGGTCAGACTGGAGATGGGCATTTTAGTCCTATTGCAGCATTCGACCAAGAAACAAACTCAGCGCTGATGTTTGATACTGCAAGGTTTAAGTATCCACCATATTGGGTTCCTATTGACCTGCTTTTCCAATCAATGTTACCAGTTGATAAATTAACAGGGAAGAGTCGTGGTTACATTGTCTTAAAAGCCAGACATTCATATCAAGGTCGCAAAGTCTGTTGTATTTGGAAAGAGGTTATTTACGATGAGGCTAAAAAAGAAGGCTTGCCTGAGCCATCTCCTACTTATAAAAACAAGCAGTGTTGTGCATGTAGTCAGTAG
- the LOC137977604 gene encoding tubulin alpha-1D chain-like — MRECISVHVGQAGVQIGNACWELYCLEHGIQPDGQMPSDKTIGGGDDSFNTFFSETGAGKHVPRAVFVDLEPTVVDEVRTGTYRQLFHPEQLITGKEDAANNYARGHYTVGKEMIDLVLDKLRKLADQCTGLQGFLIFHSFGGGTGSGFTSLLMERLSVDYGKKSKLEFSIYPAPQVSTAVVEPYNSILTTHTTLEHSDCAFMVDNEAIYDICRRNLDIERPTYTNLNRLIGQIVSSITASLRFDGALNVDLTEFQTNLVPYPRIHFPLATYAPVISAEKAYHEQLTVAEITNMCFEPANQMVKCDPRHGKYMACCLLFRGDVVPKDVNAAIATIKTKRTIQFVDWCPTGFKVGINYQPPTVVPGGDLAKVQRAVCMLSNTTAIAEAWARLDHKFDLMYAKRAFVHWYVGEGMEEGEFSEAREDLAALEKDYEEVGVDSQEAGEEEDDGGDEY, encoded by the exons ATG CGTGAATGCATCTCTGTCCACGTTGGTCAAGCTGGTGTTCAGATTGGAAATGCTTGTTGGGAGTTGTATTGCTTGGAACATGGAATTCAACCTGATGGTCAGATGCCGAGCGACAAGACAATCGGCGGTGGAGATGATTCCTTTAATACCTTTTTCAGCGAAACCGGGGCAGGGAAACACGTTCCTCGAGCAGTGTTTGTGGATTTGGAGCCAACTGTTGTag ACGAAGTCCGCACTGGCACCTACAGACAACTCTTCCATCCGGAGCAACTGATAACCGGCAAAGAAGATGCCGCTAACAACTACGCTCGCGGGCATTACACGGTTGGAAAGGAAATGATTGATCTAGTCCTCGACAAGCTAAGGAAGCTC GCTGACCAATGTACAGGCTTGCAAGGTTTCCTCATCTTCCATTCCTTTGGGGGAGGTACTGGCTCTGGTTTCACATCCCTTCTTATGGAGAGACTGTCTGTAGACTATGGCAAGAAATCTAAGTTAGAATTTTCCATTTATCCCGCACCACAAGTGTCAACAGCGGTAGTTGAGCCTTACAACTCCATTCTGACGACCCACACCACTCTGGAACACTCTGACTGCGCTTTTATGGTGGACAATGAAGCCATCTATGACATCTGTCGTCGTAACTTGGATATTGAAAGGCCAACGTACACCAATCTGAACCGTCTGATTGGACAGATTGTGTCATCCATCACCGCTTCTCTCCGCTTTGACGGCGCCCTCAATGTGGATTTAACTGAGTTTCAG ACCAACTTGGTACCATACCCGCGTATTCACTTTCCACTGGCCACTTATGCGCCCGTGATCTCCGCTGAGAAAGCCTATCACGAGCAGCTGACTGTTGCTGAAATCACAAACATGTGTTTTGAGCCAGCCAATCAGATGGTGAAATGCGATCCACGTCATGGCAAATACATGGCTTGCTGTCTGCTGTTCCGAGGTGACGTGGTACCGAAGGACGTGAACGCAGCCATAGCAACAATCAAGACCAAGAGAACCATTCAGTTTGTTGACTGGTGCCCGACTGGATTCAAG GTTGGTATTAATTATCAGCCCCCGACGGTTGTCCCTGGAGGTGACCTGGCCAAAGTTCAGCGTGCTGTCTGTATGTTGAGCAACACCACAGCAATCGCGGAAGCATGGGCCCGTCTGGATCACAAGTTTGATCTGATGTACGCCAAGCGCGCTTTTGTTCATTGGTACGTGGGCGAGGGTATGGAAGAAGGAGAATTCTCTGAGGCGCGTGAAGATTTGGCTGCGCTTGAGAAAGATTATGAAGAAGTTGGTGTGGATTCACAGGAAGCAGGAGAAGAGGAAGATGATGGAGGAGATGAATATTAG